Proteins co-encoded in one Marmota flaviventris isolate mMarFla1 chromosome 9, mMarFla1.hap1, whole genome shotgun sequence genomic window:
- the LOC114078880 gene encoding LOW QUALITY PROTEIN: interferon-induced very large GTPase 1-like (The sequence of the model RefSeq protein was modified relative to this genomic sequence to represent the inferred CDS: deleted 1 base in 1 codon) codes for MGLSLWTPSTATENTGPSTSLGTREQAMDTSKQTPDEPLLRSKRRQDLPEMLREVGLEVEYWLIKLKEVLGVTCAQSLSYLKEKDLQKLKYEVKYPWEKRALEKLLDLSHSNSLAELQESPVERKKEKQAEQAVKELRNLLSEGRQRQEEAVKRKEAKLRQAVEIPEENRLKPPKPLREVMEIIKKEFSPMEQTPSHRPNLPDRDLVRWASGGLALQGIYKTCHHMDLIQRREELLSVPKEFSLFGPQQGTLMKSEEFTSSQAEVMFTQSMENLGFSLTTSAKGGGWGFSLQTELDKGKHSESKQTHLTNSECSYFCSTKFRYTPMASCHFPIDQLQLSHAALQELKCLEDLLDQTTDPQESQVLKQWSERFFHRFGSHANQGPLHLGGIYWWKAVSKGFQNYHLVDIKQQAIEALDFYISGGYQGFGMNVAAGMNVSDSHSKAAIQNKTFQNLQTKFQLSVSKTGGPPEADDLAQWKAGLVASNQTWCVIDRGFQVVPIWDIILSSHRSDFRDPCKVAKCLKDNYTTLTGLASQIQEGEEILSVRQEVRVFLDAVKSWEVSDPEEQLQKLINFKQTLSQKTKGNDTWINLCLIDKDLQTFLVNTINFCKMSTNCKTNYIKIQLCSLLDPHIYKVENFPQTHSIMHWIKQSDSEQEQVHISDFSEFIKKLTKTQEEFLEVKVQEKVEEAQRKATYEVCLALNSFLSHLQATEQPDTQLLLLSIAAGAGYQVGSNIFKPLLGPGELNFLLDEIQTAFNEYQQLKSISSYRAHAFLLLTGLTATAELRALSIEEKTKRMEFIIKHMGQLFSKEVVHVLTKFEEDHDWENLERNLRLLIDGDYEATISSLKRDDVERELLNLFHEKKRPCEPDINENNTNEVIENEAFLDLLQRLGLQHYYPKKMSKAKFHLIYKTSLYNTQPNSEKELPFYFLQKLMLLDYGLRYLVFKDYGNRESKVSPSASNQEYEGFDPYEDFVEDSDTLTDPLTTESRPHIHPMDIQMTIFHCADDFARQYILTKLSTCQFALPLLVPNPCTSQIEFLSLWSLRKVRRSWQQEKKSPHGKNSHKCQQMCCVSTPIVSFIRVGNGLSASKSQIMNCLLSERKHNVFFHRHCRESSKDCLLMGGVVEICWFWPGGEVEDRFDNCVTFMNLHGDAKEHKRQLTFLQEVSSLIVVLMSASDDNKQNQKIVRDLCQSSRSLICLLDDKEKSKPSSSGRRVKIGLRNRNEAELTEELTTTIRRLLELSDTALSLEDCSQIARQQGFLIDEDQRDCKEGKEKAQIIMALLRGTELSKVKETFLPLQGQLWQLWCRKDKELYHLREKGNRSIEQHKSELESDKQIIRQKQVQRAFPLNDVMFSVLQILYRYSETHTTLYFLQWMSVFLDRLTEEHLENLHEKLIHLWSIVKTEKQSSQSSHSLELCQKKISDYTLGIEQFLREVGQIYEALEETSSTNDIVFLFLPQIAADLMIAGVPIELMDGDASYVPLKWMAAVFDKLSEKLGDKRLFVLSVLGLQSSGKSTLLNALFGLQFSVSAGRCTKGAYMQLLKVDKTSTEELGFDFVLVVDTEGLRAPELSNKSQNWDNELATFVIGLANLTLINIFGENPSEMQDILQIVVQAFLRMKQVKISPRCIFVHQNVGEVTAKDQTTEGRRRLEQRLDEMAALAAKQEECSDVTHFSDVIKFDVNTHVYYFAHLWDGNPPMAPPNPRYSHNVQELKSTILLTAKQESRGSIMKISDVKFRVQDLWRALVSENFIFSFRNTREVMAMSKLETMYNHWTWELRSHMLDLQNQLHNQIQNRKIQTLTSSIIECPVTEKYETIKQVLEKYFTEDPEREILVQWKAYFENKLLILKESLISDTKRKAHELIHLKQNQEQLEQKKTVYENELLKKSQNLALRVKGKKLSDEELYEKFSQLWGKWVCEVSSNLPQATEPKIDVHAENILLDYFRKEKNIVEKLKRNIGKNFQLDFGKHVKMCKEYFFLTKSLEACDKVSIDMTTDRIFSRFNEYIENITNQQRDYDQSDFHQILRIIEEEGKSEHTKNRYIFTSEYNIELSSYLFQKATKHFKERHRAFRRANDPVKYLEQKKDDFFMSFKISCQGATSITCFVDFLWQKLTPAVSATIQGKMVPRIAGEIRASCPAFNGNRSNLEKHILISLAEEENFENYWQYIYNPKSFCRSYIENYTKKYCSDNRDKKIKTLFKTSLDDIKNTILSAIHESTAVAKDRSSTASGWLDLFCDHLGNNLIFPRRDLINIEHQEIKDMDFLKEAMSAGLDPAMKKVEQNLSSMPIEEMVPEIEKILSEHLCGCWKQCPFCKAICTNTIPEHEGDHSVPFHRPQAVRGVNWYRTDHFVIDCCTSLVASNNLLVLRDDWMIPYKNYREAGGDYATWSITPDSSTQPYWKWFVCHFRTKLEEKYQLKFIDKGQMPYEWGKITKQEVLNDLKK; via the exons CCATGGACACAAGCAAGCAGACCCCTGATGAGCCTCTCCTCAGAAGCAAAAGGAGGCAAGATCTTCCAGAGATGCTCAGAGAAGTGGGACTGGAAGTTGAGTACTGGTTGATCAAGCTGAAGGAAGTCCTGGGTGTGACCTGTGCCCAGTCATtaagttatttaaaagaaaaagacctcCAGAAGCTGAAATATGAGGTAAAATATCCATGGGAGAAAAGGGCCCTGGAGAAGCTGCTTGACCTGTCCCACTCAAATAGTCTTGCAGAGTTACAGGAGTCACcagtggagaggaaaaaggagaagcaGGCAGAACAAGCAGTGAAAGAGCTGAGGAACTTGCTGTCAgaagggagacagagacaggaagaggcagtgaagagaaaggaagcaaagcTGAGGCAAGCCGTGGAGATCCCTGAAGAGAACAGGCTGAAGCCTCCAAAGCCCCTCAGGGAAGTCATGGAAATCATAAAGAAAGAATTCAGTCCCATGGAGCAGACGCCATCCCACAGGCCAAACCTCCCAGATAGAGATCTGGTAAGATGGGCATCTGGAGGGCTGGCCCTGCAGGGAATATACAAAACCTGCCACCACATGGACCTGATACAGAGGAGAGAGGAGCTACTCAGTGTCCCCAAGGAGTTCTCACTCTTTGGCCCTCAGCAGGGCACATTGATGAAATCGGAAGAATTTACATCTTCTCAAGCAGAAGTCATGTTCACCCAGTCTATGGAGAATTTAGGCTTCAGTTTAACTACTTCAGCCAAGGGTGGAGGTTGGGGATTTAGTTTACAAACTGAACTGGATAAAGGCAAACATTCAGAATCCAAGCAAACCCACCTAACAAATTCTGAGTGCTCTTATTTCTGCTCAACCAAGTTCAGATACACTCCCATGGCATCCTGCCACTTCCCCATTGATCAGCTCCAGTTGTCCCATGCTGCTCTTCAGGAATTGAAATGCCTTGAAGACCTTCTGGATCAGACTACAGACCCTCAGGAATCCCAGGTGCTGAAACAGTGGAGTGAAAGATTCTTCCACAGGTTTGGCTCTCATGCTAACCAAGGCCCTCTGCATCTGGGAGGAATCTACTGGTGGAAGGCTGTCTCAAAGGGGTTCCAAAATTATCACCTAGTTGATATAAAGCAGCAGGCAATAGAGGCCCTGGATTTTTACATAAGTGGTGGCTACCAAGGTTTTGGAATGAATGTTGCTGCAGGTATGAATGTGTCAGACTCACATTCAAAAGCAGCTATTCAGAACAAGACTTTTCAAAACCTCCAAACCAAATTCCAATTATCTGTGTCCAAGACAGGTGGACCACCAGAAGCAGATGACCTTGCTCAATGGAAAGCTGGCCTTGTTGCCAGCAATCAAACCTGGTGTGTCATTGATCGGGGATTCCAGGTGGTGCCTATTTGGGACATTATCCTCTCCAGCCACAGAAGTGATTTTAGAGATCCATGTAAGGTAGCTAAGTGTCTGAAAGACAACTACACTACTCTGACTGGCCTTGCTTCCCAGATCCAAGAAGGAGAGGAGATACTGAGTGTTAGGCAAGAGGTTAGAGTTTTCTTAGATGCTGTGAAGTCCTGGGAAGTCTCTGATCCTGAAGAACAGCTTCAAAAGCTGATAAATTTTAAGCAAACACTGagtcaaaaaacaaaaggaaatgacaCTTGGATTAACCTATGCCTCATAGATAAGGATCTGCAGACTTTTCTAGTCAATACCATCAATTTTTGCAAAATGTCTACCAAttgtaaaacaaattatattaaaattcagtTGTGCAGCCTTCTAGATCCTCACATCTACAAAGTGGAAAATTTTCCTCAGACTCACTCCATTATGCACTGGATCAAACAGTCAGATTCAGAGCAAGAGCAAGTCCACATCTCcgatttttctgaattcattaaaaaattaacaaaaacacaGGAAGAATTCTTGGAAGTGAAGGTCCAAGAAAAAGTAGAAGAAGCTCAAAGAAAGGCCACATATGAGGTCTGCTTGGCTCTCAACAGCTTCTTGAGCCACTTGCAAGCAACAGAGCAGCCAGATACACAGCTCTTGCTACTTTCCATTGCAGCTGGTGCAGGATATCAGGTGGGAAGCAATATTTTTAAGCCTCTCCTGGGGCCTGGTGAGTTAAACTTCCTACTGGATGAAATACAAACTGCCTTTAATGAATACCAGCAGCTCAAAAGTATTTCCAGCTATAGGGCCCATGCATTCCTGTTGCTCACAGGTCTGACAGCCACAGCTGAATTAAGAGCTCTATCTATAGAAGAGAAGACAAAACGCAtggaatttataataaaacacatgggacaattattttctaaagaagTTGTACATGTCCTCACTAAATTTGAAGAAGATCATGATTGGGAAAACCTAGAAAGAAACTTGAGATTACTCATTGATGGAGATTATGAAGCCACTATCTCTTCTTTGAAAAGGGATGACGTTGAAAGAGAGCTACTAAATCTTTTCCATGAAAAGAAACGGCCCTGTGAACCAGATATTaatgaaaataacacaaatgaaGTAATAGAAAATGAAGCCTTCCTAGACTTACTCCAGCGTCTAGGCCTACAACATTACTACCCTAAAAAAATGAGTAAAGCTAAATTTCATCTGATCTACAAGACTTCTCTTTACAACACCCAGCCCAATTCTGAAAAGGAacttcccttttatttccttcagaaGCTAATGTTGCTGGATTATGGACTGAGATACCTTGTCTTTAAAGACTATGGAAATAGAGAATCTAAGGTTTCTCCAAGTGCCTCCAATCAGGAATATGAGGGTTTTGATCCATATGAAGACTTCGTTGAAGATAGTGATACTCTCACTGATCCTTTGACTACTGAGTCAAGGCCCCACATTCACCCCATGGATATCCAGATGACCATTTTTCACTGTGCAGATGATTTTGCCAGACAATATATTTTGACCAAACTTTCTACTTGTCAATTTGCCCTGCCTCTCCTGGTGCCAAATCCTTGCACTTCTCAAAtcgaattc ctctctctctggtctctCAGAAAAGTTAGGAGAAGTTGGCAGCAAGAAAAGAAATCACCACATGGGAAGAACAGTCATAAGTGTCAGCAGATGTGTTGTGTCTCCACCCCCATTGTGTCCTTCATTAGAGTGGGCAATGGCCTGTCTGCTTCCAAATCTCAGATCATGAACTGTCTTCTCAGTGAACGTAAACATAATGTCTTTTTCCACCGACACTGCAGAGAAAGCAGCAAGGACTGCCTCTTGATGGGAGGTGTGGTAGAAATCTGCTGGTTTTGGCCTGGAGGGGAAGTGGAGGACAGGTTTGACAACTGTGTGACCTTCATGAATCTTCATGGAGATGCAAAGGAACATAAAAGGCAGCTCACTTTCCTGCAGGAGGTCTCTTCTCTCATTGTGGTCCTCATGTCAGCTTCTGATgacaacaaacaaaaccaaaaaattgtcCGTGACCTATGTCAGTCATCAAGATCATTGATCTGCTTGCTAGATgacaaagaaaaatccaaaccCAGTAGTTCTGGTAGAAGAGTGAAAATTGGCCTGAGGAATAGAAATGAGGCAGAATTGACAGAGGAGCTCACAACTACCATCAGACGTTTGCTAGAGCTCTCTGACACAGCTCTCAGCCTAGAGGACTGTTCTCAAATTGCTCGCCAGCAAGGATTTCTTATTGATGAAGACCAGAGAGATTGTAAGGAGGGCAAAGAAAAGGCACAGATTATAATGGCTCTTTTAAGAGGAACAGAGTTATCTAAGGTGAAGGAAACCTTCCTACCGCTTCAGGGACAACTGTGGCAACTTTGGTGTAGGAAGGACAAAGAACTTTATCAtctgagagagaagggaaatcgaAGCATTGAACAACACAAGAGTGAGCTTGAGTCAGATAAACAAATAATTCGGCAAAAACAGGTGCAAAGAGCTTTTCCTCTCAATGATGTAATGTTCTCTGTGCTTCAAATTCTCTACCGCTATTCAGAAACTCACACCACACTCTACTTCTTGCAATGGATGAGTGTGTTTTTAGATAGGTTGACTGAAGAGCATTTGGAGAACCTACATGAAAAACTAATTCATTTGTGGTCAATTGTGAAAACAGAGAAGCAAAGCTCCCAAAGCAGCCACTCTTTGGAGCTCTGTCAAAAGAAGATTAGTGATTATACCTTAGGAATTGAGCAGTTTCTCAGAGAGGTTGGCCAGATCTATGAAGCTCTGGAAGAAACTTCCTCCACAAATGATatagtttttctcttccttccccaaaTTGCTGCAGACCTGATGATAGCTGGTGTCCCCATAGAGCTGATGGATGGAGATGCTTCCTATGTGCCCTTAAAATGGATGGCAGCTGTTTTTGACAAGCTCTCTGAGAAACTTGGAGACAAACGTCTCTTTGTCCTCTCTGTGCTTGGCCTGCAGAGCTCTGGGAAGTCTACCCTACTGAATGCTCTTTTTGGGCTGCAGTTCAGTGTAAGTGCAGGCAGGTGTACCAAGGGGGCCTACATGCAGCTCCTAAAGGTAGACAAGACATCCACAGAGGAACTTGGCTTTGACTTTGTGCTAGTTGTAGACACAGAAGGACTTCGGGCCCCAGAACTCAGCAACAAATCCCAGAACTGGGACAACGAGTTAGCCACCTTTGTCATTGGGCTTGCAAACTTGACTCTCATCAATATATTTGGGGAGAATCCATCAGAAATGCAGGATATCCTACAGATAGTAGTCCAAGCCTTTCTGAGGATGAAACAAGTGAAAATTTCCCCCAGGTGCATATTTGTCCATCAGAATGTAGGAGAAGTTACAGCTAAAGACCAAACTACAGAAGGACGAAGGCGGTTAGAGCAGAGGCTAGATGAAATGGCAGCACTGGCTGCTAAACAAGAAGAGTGCTCAGATGTCACTCACTTCAGTGATGTCATCAAGTTTGATGTCAATACTCACGTGTACTACTTTGCTCACCTCTGGGATGGCAATCCCCCCATGGCCCCTCCCAATCCTCGCTATAGCCACAATGTCCAGGAACTGAAAAGTACAATTCTTTTAACTGCCAAACAGGAATCCAGGGGAAGCATCATGAAGATATCAGATGTGAAATTCAGAGTTCAAGATTTGTGGAGAGCCCTGGTAAGTGAGAACTTCATTTTCAGTTTCAGAAACACCCGAGAGGTCATGGCCATGAGCAAACTGGAAACCATGTATAACCACTGGACCTGGGAGCTCAGGAGCCATATGTTGGACTTGCAGAACCAGCTTCACAATCagattcaaaatagaaaaattcagaCACTCACATCAAGCATAATTGAGTGTCCAGTTACAGAGAAATATGAAACCATCAAGCAagtacttgaaaaatattttactgaagaCCCAGAGAGAGAGATACTTGTCCAATGGAAAGCCTATTTTGAAAATAAGCTACTAATCCTTAAAGAGTCACTTATTTCAGACACCAAGAGAAAAGCCCATGAACTTATTCATCTCAAACAAAATCAAGAACAACTAGAACAGAAAAAGACTGtatatgaaaatgaattattGAAGAAGAGCCAAAACTTGGCTTTAAGAGTAAAAGGTAAAAAGTTGAGTGATGAAGAGTTATATGAGAAATTCAGTCAACTTTGGGGAAAATGGGTTTGTGAAGTATCCTCAAATCTCCCTCAAGCCACAGAGCCTAAAATTGATGTGCATGCTGAAAACATCCTTTTGGAttatttcagaaaagagaaaaacatagtAGAAAAACTAAAGAGAAATATTGGAAAGAATTTTCAGCTAGATTTTGGAAAACATGTCAAGATGTGTAAGGAATATTTCTTTCTCACAAAGAGTTTAGAGGCCTGTGATAAAGTGTCCATTGATATGACTACTGATCGTATTTTTTCAAGATTTAatgaatatattgaaaatattacgAATCAACAACGTGATTATGATCAAAGTGACTTCCATCAAATCCTGAGAATAATAGAAGAGGAAGGGAAATCTGAACACACTAAGAATAGATATATATTTACGAGCGAATACAACATTGAattatcttcatatttatttcaaaaggCAACAAAGCATTTTAAGGAAAGGCATAGGGCATTTAGGAGAGCAAATGATCCTGTAAAATATCTAGAACAAAAGAAAGACGATTTTTTCATGAGTTTCAAGATCTCCTGCCAAGGTGCAACCTCCATCAcatgttttgttgattttctgtggCAAAAGCTCACTCCTGCTGTCTCTGCTACCATCCAGGGGAAAATGGTCCCTAGAATAGCTGGGGAGATAAGAGCCTCCTGCCCTGCATTCAATGGAAACAGATCTAACCTGGAGAAACACATTCTCATCTCTCTagcagaagaagaaaattttgaaaattattggcAATACATTTACAATCCAAAATCATTTTGTAGGAGTTACATTGAGAACTATACCAAAAAGTACTGTTCAGACAacagagataaaaaaataaagactttattcAAAACAAGTCTTGATGACATCAAGAATACTATCCTCTCTGCCATTCATGAATCCACAGCAGTAGCTAAAGACAGAAGCAGCACTGCATCTGGGTGGCTGGATTTGTTCTGTGATCACCTGGGGAACAACTTGATTTTCCCACGAAGAGACTTGATAAACATTGAGCACCAAGAGATAAAAGATATGGATTTTCTCAAAGAAGCCATGAGTGCAGGTTTGGATCCTGCAATGAAGAAGGTGGAACAGAACTTGTCAAGTATGCCTATAGAAGAAATGGTTCCTGAAATTGAGAAAATCCTCTCTGAACATCTCTGTGGATGTTGGAAACAGTGTCCCTTCTGTAAAGCAATTTGTACAAACACAATTCCTGAACATGAAGGAGACCACAGTGTTCCATTTCATCGTCCTCAGGCTGTCCGTGGAGTCAATTGGTATAGAACAGACCACTTTGTCATTGATTGTTGTACTAGTTTAGTAGCAAGTAATAATTTGCTTGTTTTGAGAGATGATTGGATGATCCCATATAAGAACTATCGGGAGGCAGGAGGGGATTATGCCACATGGAGCATCACCCCAGATTCATCCACCCAGCCATACTGGAAATGGTTTGTCTGTCACTTCAGaacaaaattggaagaaaaatatcAACTAAAATTTATAGATAAAGGTCAAATGCCCTATGAATGGGGCAAAATCACAAAGCAGGAAGTGCTTAATgacttgaaaaaataa